From Lytechinus variegatus isolate NC3 chromosome 16, Lvar_3.0, whole genome shotgun sequence, the proteins below share one genomic window:
- the LOC121429460 gene encoding translationally-controlled tumor protein homolog, with the protein MIIYRDILTGDELFSDNFKVELVGPNKNIIRIKVKRVSESTSVDIDIGANPSAEEQAEALEEGVISNFNVCTNHQLQEVPGYTLKEYQGVFKKYVKKLEKKKQEEIEELENEGNKGGKADKLKEELENFKATIGDDVKQVFAQGLKKKEFQFFSGESMDPEAMIALLSYADNDPDPYMYYIKFGLLEEKQ; encoded by the exons ATGATTATCTACAGGGACATACTTACAG gTGATGAGCTTTTCTCCGACAATTTCAAAGTGGAACTAGTGGGCCCAAATAAGAATATAATTAGGATCAAAGTAAAG agAGTGTCAGAAAGCACATCAGTTGACATTGACATTGGAGCTAACCCATCTGCAGAGGAACAGGCTGAAGCATTGGAAGAGGGTGTCATTAGCAACTTCAACGTTTGCACCAACCATCAATTACAGGAGGTGCCAGGATATACTTTAAAGGAATACCAGGGTGTGTTCAAGAAGTATGTAAAGAA ATTGGAAAAGAAGAAGCAAGAGGAAATCGAAGAGCTggagaatgaaggaaacaagGGAGGAAAAGCAGACAAATTGAAAGAAGAGCTAGAAAACTTCAAAGCCACCATTGGGGATGATGTCAAGCAGGTGTTTGCACAAGGACTCAAGAAGAAGGAATTCCAGTTCTTCAGTGGTGAATCAATGGATCCAGAGGCTATGATTGCACTTCTGTCATATGCAGACAACGACCCAGATCCTTATATGTATTACATCAAATTTGGTCTGTTGGAAGAGAAACAGTGA
- the LOC121430091 gene encoding UBX domain-containing protein 7-like: MSMSTELTQLAEQFATVTGSTTEVGLRMLEVCNGDLERAISMHLDNVIDVDAIQAKKAVATSSQHSAAGPSIPPDDSVRPPIPSKMDTLVEDVPTFGPIPRQRRARQSVFDGLRDFQAETRLQEEMIHNPKSSSKKRTLEDLFRPPLDLMHKGTFVTAREAGQVQGKWLMVNVQNVREFSCQQLNRDIWSDSTVKSIIRESFIFWQVYHDSEEGQQYMRFYKVTEFPYVSILDPRTGEQMATWHRIDSEAFCDVVMQFLCDHKMDIPDIVPLSPPADSPSSSVPPAKKVRTSSIIDASEESQIEAAIAASLAEAEAAQTKSPNQPKAKSSIIDIESDSNDEDDDDAVETIESDFAFSDSEPSSDAVYQTTSKTKPAHSNNKRTSVIVNASPKEDVVHEVDDDEKESTMKHQRTESKEAKSNGQVARKGKKVSTCKGKARTENVDSEGKGSDSKEAEVDGVDGEKQNDDEGRLSGADEGADDEEAREDENESAVISGPTTEILLRFPDGRRKQVCLSASASLKSLVKCVTKEGFKEEKYELVTNYPRRRISALDLTTSLSDAGLCPQESIFVQER, translated from the exons ATGTCGATGTCTACTGAATTAACACAGCTGGCAGAACAGTTTGCAACAGTGACCG GCTCAACAACAGAAGTGGGTCTGCGTATGCTTGAAGTATGTAATGGCGACCTAGAGAGGGCGATCTCCATGCACTTGGACAACGTGATTGATGTAGATGCTATCCAGGCTAAAAAAGCCGTTGCTACTTCCTCCCAACATTCGGCTGCTGGTCCATCAATACCCCCTGA TGATTCTGTTCGACCTCCAATACCAAGTAAAATGGATACATTGGTTGAGGATGTTCCCACATTTG gTCCGATTCCTAGACAAAGAAGAGCAAGGCAGTCAGTGTTTGATGGTTTACGTGATTTTCAAGCAGAAACAA GACTCCAGGAGGAGATGATACACAATCCAAAATCTTCATCAAAAAAGAGAACATTGGAAGATCTATTCAGACCACCATTAGACCTAATGCACAAGGGAACATTTGTGACG GCAAGAGAAGCAGGCCAGGTGCAGGGCAAGTGGCTGATGGTCAACGTTCAGAACGTCAGAGAATTCAGCTGCCAGCAGCTCAACAGAGACATCTGGAGCGATTCTACCGTGAAGAGTATTATCAGGGAGTCTTTCATCTTCTGGCAG GTTTATCATGATAGCGAAGAAGGGCAGCAGTACATGCGGTTTTATAAAGTCACAGAATTTCCGTATGTGTCTATACTGGACCCAAGAACAG GAGAGCAGATGGCAACCTGGCACAGAATAGATAGTGAAGCTTTCTGTGATGTTG TGATGCAGTTCTTATGCGACCACAAAATGGACATTCCAGACATCGTTCCTCTATCTCCGCCGGCCGATAGCCCGTCATCGTCCGTACCACCTGCCAAAAAAGTTAGAACATCT AGCATTATAGATGCAAGTGAAGAAAGCCAGATAGAAGCTGCTATTGCCGCATCCCTGGCAGAAGCAGAAGCAGCTCAAACCAAATCTCCAAATCAACCCAAAGCAAAGTCCAGCATCATTGACATTGAATCCGACTCCAACGACgaggatgatgacgatgctGTGGAGACGATAGAGAGCGATTTTGCCTTCAGCGACTCGGAACCCTCAAGCGATGCAGTTTATCAGACGACCAGTAAGACTAAACCAGCACACAGTAATAATAAGAGGACAAGTGTAATCGTTAATGCCTCCCCCAAAGAAGACGTGGTTCACGAGgtggatgatgatgagaaggaATCCACAATGAAACACCAGAGAACAGAATCAAAGGAAGCTAAATCGAACGGACAGGTTGCACGCAAGGGAAAGAAGGTATCGACGTGCAAAGGAAAGGCAAGAACTGAAAATGTGGATAGCGAAGGGAAGGGATCGGACAGTAAGGAAGCGGAGGTCGACGGTGTCGATGGGGAGAAGCAGAACGACGATGAGGGTAGATTATCAGGAGCTGATGAGGGGGCTGATGATGAGGAAGCGAGGGAGGACGAAAATGAATCGGCTGTAATCTCAG GTCCAACTACTGAAATCCTGTTGAGATTTCCCGATGGAAGAAGAAAACAGGTGTGTTTATCAGCTTCAGCGTCACTCAAG TCCTTGGTTAAATGTGTCACAAAGGAAGGGTTTAAAGAGGAGAAGTACGAACTCGTCACAAACTACCCTCGTCGTCGTATCTCGGCCTTAGACTTGACAACCAGCCTCTCAGATGCAGGACTCTGTCCCCAAGAAAGCATCTTTGTCCAGGAACGGTAG